In Cyanobacteriota bacterium, one genomic interval encodes:
- a CDS encoding efflux RND transporter permease subunit, which translates to MKISSLPDLSIQKPVLATVMSLVIVFAGFLAWSKLPVREYPDIDPPVITITTVYPGASSTVIESEITDLIESELSGITGIKTMTSSSRDQVSTVVLEFVLERNIDIAAQDVRDKVARISRKLPDNADDPIIAKADADAQPIMWIKVQSKSLSEKPHLLRYTPQVMSSLTAQSTQPSLSSQALHLGTSRTDSPERNLIDLAEYVDQEIKDYFQNVPGVSKVIFGGERRRSIQVLLDTKKLAYYGLTVIDIEKALDANNIELPAGTILSKTREFSINVNAKLTTPEEYANISIKDSSFGLVKLKDVAQVILGAQNDKSFVRFNGQQGFGLGIVRQAQSNTVKISDAVHKLIKELEPKIPEDIELEVGYDAAQFIRLSLQELYTTIFQATLLVLLVIFVFLRNIRTTLIPSLAIPISLVGVMIGIQAFGFTLNQMTLLGLIIAIGIVVDDSIIVLENIYRYIEEGMDAKAAAKKGAEEITFAVIATTLVLISIFLPVAFLSGITGRLLSEFAFSLCFATSISSFVALTIVPMLCSRVFVKIPSRSSHQGFTFYNQIKIWLERLFVRLEQAYASMLDLVLKHKNKFVSIVLLVSVFASVFLFNSLPKDFIPNEDRGTFFVIFKSPRGSNIDVIDKQIRKVETLLAKIPEIATTISVAAFGRDAPGKVTEGIIITRLKHWKERARKVGAIVGPLYPQLFAMPEVFTLPIMPKSGPDSGFGSQPIQLVLKSNNLDFLVKASAAITQQSATLPAIMFARSNLSLDKPELTVDINREKAQSLGLSMEDISKSIELLFTGIDVTEFNDKGENYKVILTVARDQKDSISKIGEFALRNQDGRMIQLSNLITVRETIGAEDLNHHNRKKSVTIEASPQVGVTPSDGLMELERLAKTVIAGMENVPADFEMDYLGTSKELQDSNAALYFGFVIALIFAYLFLAGQFESFLSPVIIMLTVPLALVGALFGIFAFQFFPWITHVLTGILGEKFFWLQYAIPQFKNISLNLYSQVGMIMLIGMATKNGILLVEFMNQLREQGMSTMDAIKQAARLRLRPVLMTAVSTILGLLPIALALGIGTESRQSLGVVIIAGMTVATVLTLVLVPAVYAVFYQRRVVTK; encoded by the coding sequence ATGAAAATCAGCTCTCTACCAGACCTCTCAATCCAAAAACCAGTACTGGCAACAGTAATGTCTCTGGTTATTGTTTTTGCTGGGTTTTTAGCTTGGAGCAAATTACCAGTCCGTGAATACCCGGATATTGATCCGCCAGTAATTACTATTACTACTGTGTATCCAGGTGCTAGTTCTACTGTTATTGAGTCAGAGATTACTGATTTGATTGAGTCTGAGCTTTCTGGAATTACTGGAATCAAAACAATGACCTCTAGTTCTAGAGATCAAGTGAGTACTGTTGTGCTTGAGTTTGTGCTTGAGCGCAATATTGATATTGCAGCTCAAGATGTTAGAGATAAAGTAGCTAGGATTTCAAGAAAGCTTCCTGATAATGCTGACGATCCGATTATTGCCAAGGCAGATGCTGACGCCCAGCCTATCATGTGGATCAAAGTGCAGTCTAAGAGTCTATCCGAGAAGCCCCATCTGCTGCGTTACACTCCTCAAGTGATGTCATCATTGACGGCTCAGTCAACTCAGCCATCACTTTCGTCGCAAGCCTTGCATCTGGGAACTTCTCGAACAGACTCTCCCGAGAGAAACCTAATTGACCTAGCTGAGTATGTTGATCAGGAGATTAAGGATTATTTTCAAAATGTACCAGGTGTTTCCAAGGTGATTTTTGGTGGTGAGCGGCGCCGTTCGATTCAAGTTCTGCTTGATACCAAGAAGCTCGCTTATTATGGTCTTACGGTTATTGATATAGAAAAAGCTCTTGACGCTAATAATATAGAATTGCCCGCTGGTACTATTTTGTCAAAGACTAGAGAGTTTAGTATCAATGTTAATGCCAAGCTAACGACTCCTGAGGAATATGCCAATATCAGTATTAAGGATTCAAGCTTTGGTTTAGTTAAACTCAAAGACGTCGCTCAAGTGATACTTGGTGCCCAGAATGATAAGAGTTTTGTGAGATTCAATGGACAACAGGGTTTTGGGCTTGGTATTGTAAGACAAGCTCAGTCTAATACAGTCAAAATTTCAGATGCTGTTCACAAATTAATTAAGGAATTAGAGCCGAAGATACCTGAGGATATTGAGCTTGAGGTTGGTTATGATGCTGCGCAGTTTATTCGCCTGAGTCTTCAAGAGCTTTACACGACTATTTTCCAAGCGACTTTATTGGTGCTCTTAGTTATTTTTGTATTTTTGCGTAATATCAGAACTACTCTGATTCCAAGTTTGGCGATTCCAATTAGCCTTGTGGGTGTGATGATTGGGATTCAAGCTTTTGGTTTTACGTTAAATCAAATGACTTTGCTTGGTTTAATTATTGCAATTGGAATTGTGGTTGATGACTCGATTATTGTTCTTGAGAATATTTATCGTTATATAGAAGAAGGTATGGACGCTAAGGCTGCAGCCAAGAAAGGAGCAGAAGAAATTACTTTTGCTGTTATAGCTACTACTTTGGTTTTGATTTCTATATTTTTGCCGGTGGCTTTTCTGTCAGGAATTACTGGTAGATTACTTTCTGAGTTTGCTTTTTCACTGTGTTTTGCTACTAGTATTTCTAGTTTTGTGGCACTCACTATCGTGCCAATGTTGTGCTCAAGAGTTTTTGTGAAGATACCTTCAAGATCTAGCCATCAAGGTTTTACTTTCTATAATCAAATTAAAATATGGCTCGAAAGACTTTTTGTGAGACTGGAACAAGCTTATGCTTCAATGCTTGATTTGGTTTTAAAACATAAAAACAAATTTGTTTCAATAGTATTATTGGTTTCAGTTTTTGCTTCAGTATTTCTTTTTAATAGCTTGCCCAAGGATTTTATACCTAATGAAGATAGAGGGACCTTTTTTGTGATCTTTAAAAGCCCACGTGGCAGTAATATAGATGTAATTGATAAGCAGATACGCAAAGTTGAGACTTTGCTTGCAAAGATACCCGAAATTGCTACAACTATTTCAGTTGCTGCCTTTGGGCGTGATGCGCCAGGTAAAGTGACAGAAGGGATTATAATCACCAGGCTTAAGCATTGGAAAGAAAGAGCTCGCAAGGTTGGAGCTATCGTTGGGCCACTTTATCCGCAGCTTTTTGCAATGCCTGAGGTTTTTACTTTGCCAATTATGCCCAAATCAGGTCCAGATAGTGGTTTTGGTAGTCAGCCAATTCAGCTTGTCCTTAAATCAAACAATCTTGATTTCTTGGTTAAGGCGTCAGCTGCAATTACTCAGCAATCGGCGACCTTGCCAGCGATTATGTTTGCTCGTTCTAATTTGAGTCTTGATAAACCAGAGCTTACTGTTGATATCAACAGAGAAAAAGCTCAGAGCCTTGGTTTGTCGATGGAGGATATTTCTAAGTCAATAGAATTATTGTTTACCGGTATTGATGTTACCGAGTTTAATGATAAGGGAGAGAATTATAAAGTCATACTTACTGTCGCTAGAGACCAGAAAGATAGTATCAGCAAGATTGGCGAGTTTGCGCTTCGTAACCAAGATGGGCGGATGATTCAATTGAGTAATTTAATTACAGTAAGGGAGACTATTGGAGCTGAGGATCTGAATCATCATAATCGCAAGAAATCAGTAACCATAGAAGCCTCTCCTCAAGTGGGTGTTACGCCTTCTGATGGGCTTATGGAATTGGAGAGACTTGCTAAGACAGTAATTGCTGGAATGGAGAATGTGCCTGCAGATTTTGAGATGGATTATTTGGGTACTTCTAAAGAATTGCAAGACTCCAATGCTGCGCTTTATTTCGGTTTTGTTATAGCTTTGATTTTTGCTTATCTATTTTTGGCTGGACAGTTTGAGAGCTTCTTGTCTCCAGTAATAATTATGCTTACAGTACCACTGGCGCTGGTAGGTGCGTTATTTGGTATTTTTGCTTTTCAATTTTTCCCGTGGATTACTCATGTCCTGACTGGTATTTTAGGTGAGAAATTCTTTTGGCTTCAATATGCAATTCCGCAGTTTAAAAACATTAGTCTCAATCTTTATTCTCAAGTTGGCATGATTATGCTTATTGGTATGGCAACCAAAAATGGAATTTTGCTTGTTGAGTTTATGAATCAGCTGCGCGAGCAAGGAATGTCGACAATGGATGCAATCAAACAGGCTGCTCGTTTGCGTTTGCGCCCAGTATTAATGACGGCAGTTTCTACGATTTTGGGTTTGCTGCCTATCGCGCTTGCTTTAGGTATTGGTACTGAATCTAGACAAAGTCTTGGGGTCGTGATTATTGCTGGGATGACAGTTGCGACTGTTTTGACCTTGGTTTTGGTGCCGGCAGTTTATGCTGTGTTTTACCAACGCCGGGTCGTAACAAAGTAA
- a CDS encoding efflux RND transporter periplasmic adaptor subunit — MRLLCLILLFFTVACSKQVTQTPVAKPLFVKVAKAELGEITREFETSGELKADKEILVAAERQGMVKEIYVYEGKFVNAGDALIQIEGKDVDADLKKAQSDFASYQNLYEQGAISKQELINYEAQLKRVQSQIDNLKISAISSGVIGVIYVDPGDYVKQGDKILDLVKVYPLRVSYSVPEKLISKIMIGQKLELETDSESGKVFDASVDFISPRVDPETRTVLLRAKITSPSTKLKANQFVKVKQVIESSSNSLLVREESLYLDQGQEYLYLAVNSSSLRDEGEAIQSGSPRAEGARDDVSYTATRIAVKTGHRQEGKVEILEGIQEGDDVIYAGLHSIYPGANLVIVED; from the coding sequence ATGCGTCTGCTATGTTTAATTTTATTGTTCTTTACTGTTGCCTGTTCAAAACAAGTTACACAAACACCTGTAGCTAAACCCCTTTTTGTCAAAGTAGCAAAAGCAGAGCTTGGTGAAATTACTAGAGAGTTTGAGACTTCTGGTGAACTAAAAGCCGATAAAGAGATTTTAGTGGCTGCTGAACGTCAAGGCATGGTCAAAGAGATTTATGTTTATGAAGGCAAGTTTGTTAATGCTGGAGATGCTTTGATTCAGATTGAAGGCAAGGATGTTGATGCTGATCTTAAAAAAGCTCAGAGTGATTTTGCTTCTTACCAAAATCTATACGAGCAAGGAGCGATTTCTAAACAAGAGCTGATTAATTATGAGGCGCAGCTTAAACGAGTTCAGTCACAAATTGACAACCTCAAAATCTCTGCAATTAGCTCTGGTGTGATTGGTGTGATCTATGTTGATCCTGGTGACTATGTTAAACAAGGTGACAAAATACTTGACTTGGTCAAGGTTTATCCTCTGAGAGTGAGTTATTCTGTGCCGGAGAAATTGATTTCGAAAATAATGATTGGGCAAAAACTAGAGCTTGAGACAGATTCAGAATCCGGCAAGGTTTTTGATGCCAGTGTGGATTTTATTTCACCAAGGGTGGATCCCGAAACAAGAACGGTTTTGCTTAGAGCTAAGATCACAAGTCCAAGCACTAAGCTCAAGGCTAATCAATTCGTGAAAGTCAAACAAGTGATCGAGAGTTCTAGTAATAGTTTACTGGTTAGAGAAGAGTCGCTCTATTTGGATCAAGGACAGGAGTATCTTTATTTGGCGGTAAACTCATCGTCATTGCGAGACGAAGGCGAAGCAATCCAGTCTGGATCGCCGCGCGCCGAAGGCGCTCGCGATGACGTTTCATATACAGCAACCCGTATCGCTGTCAAAACCGGTCACCGACAAGAGGGTAAGGTAGAAATTCTAGAAGGTATTCAAGAGGGGGATGATGTGATTTATGCAGGTTTGCATAGTATTTATCCGGGGGCGAACTTGGTGATAGTTGAAGACTAG
- the pheA gene encoding prephenate dehydratase, translating into MQVSYLGPEGSYTHIAAQKVFNGADLIPSSTITNIVHDLAVGLVDRAIVPVENSIAGGVAETIEALQQSEDIYVIQEFILPIDHCLLALPSFDKSKLAQTQKIRAHHMALGQCMDYIRNNLPNVEILPSSSNSSAAKALKANEAQNPNQVVIASELCAEIYGLDLIAKAINDSDINETRFWILSKNLEDFNPAAKNKTTILFQTKDAPGSLQVILRLFAVNNVNLSRIESRPAKKNIGEYLFLVDFDLHKEDPRYDTLVRQVRQHFSYFKWLGSYSLV; encoded by the coding sequence ATGCAAGTTTCTTACTTAGGTCCCGAAGGTTCATATACTCATATCGCTGCTCAAAAAGTCTTTAATGGAGCTGATTTAATACCCAGTTCTACTATTACCAATATAGTTCATGATCTTGCTGTTGGTTTAGTTGATAGAGCGATTGTGCCTGTGGAGAATTCAATTGCTGGTGGCGTTGCCGAGACGATTGAGGCTTTGCAACAGTCAGAAGATATTTATGTGATTCAAGAATTTATTTTGCCGATAGATCATTGTTTACTTGCTTTGCCTAGCTTTGATAAGAGCAAGCTTGCCCAGACTCAAAAAATCAGAGCCCATCATATGGCTTTAGGGCAGTGTATGGATTATATTCGTAATAATTTGCCGAATGTAGAAATCTTGCCAAGCTCTAGTAATAGCTCAGCAGCTAAGGCGCTCAAAGCTAATGAAGCGCAGAATCCCAATCAAGTTGTAATTGCAAGTGAACTCTGTGCTGAGATTTACGGTTTGGATTTAATTGCAAAAGCAATTAATGATAGTGATATTAATGAAACTCGTTTTTGGATTTTGTCCAAAAATCTTGAGGATTTTAATCCAGCAGCCAAAAATAAAACTACAATACTTTTTCAAACAAAAGATGCGCCAGGGAGTTTGCAGGTAATACTTAGATTATTTGCCGTTAACAATGTTAATTTGAGTCGTATTGAATCAAGACCGGCAAAGAAAAATATTGGCGAGTATTTATTCTTGGTTGATTTTGATTTGCACAAAGAAGACCCGCGCTATGACACGCTTGTGCGTCAAGTAAGGCAACATTTTAGTTATTTCAAGTGGTTAGGATCTTATTCATTAGTGTAA